A stretch of the Lolium perenne isolate Kyuss_39 chromosome 3, Kyuss_2.0, whole genome shotgun sequence genome encodes the following:
- the LOC139838056 gene encoding uncharacterized protein, translating to MGDKILRDLWIPQDLCPEGDQPGIPANNFELKPALISMIQHNQFGGTGLESPHTHIRNFLEYCNTLKYNGVPHDYIKMQLFPFSLRDGAKHWFHAMPPHHKDTWAHLLQAFYRRYFPPTKAAEYRDKINRFIQFDGESLYDAWQRYQGLIKMCPNHGQEPWLLLQTFYKGLTSQTRAHVDSAAGGGIMNKTLDEATELIERMASHDFSWTNDRALHNPLPGIHKISQPDSVAAQLEAITKQLSSIRSDSSSVVSAVQSIGNCQACGNAGHQTHECMSFASGDPIVSKVAYTQGYHNQNSQYNQNSEMKEFMQQQQAMMNGLQETIQKQSDAFLSTLQRLIANLQPAPNHDPRLPSKTEPNPKSHCGAISAVEAVTTRSGINTASARPSAKEKLTPPPEASVPMTVPFPARLEKSKDEKQYAKFIDKMKEVQVTIPILDAVLHVPMYAKFSKELLTKKRNLEDVEVAGLLTVGGECVVTALVNRIRDMRFINDNTGCFSNGGKFPKNGRVIDGRAAGSVEVLVVGASDAGKGATAEGAGRTKSARTAKPPTERDQEATGASAPPPETPLQASMSVLATPIA from the exons ATGGGAGACAAGATTTTGCGTGATCTATGGATCCCTCAGGACCTATGCCCAGAAGGAGATCAACCTGGCATTCCAGCCAACAATTTTGAGCTTAAGCCTGCTTTGATTTCTATGATTCAGCATAACCAGTTTGGTGGCACAGGGCTGGAGAGTCCTCACACCCATATCAGGAATTTCTTGGAGTACTGTAATACTCTGAAATACAATGGAGTGCCTCATGACTACATCAAGATGCAGTTGTTCCCCTTTTCATTGAGAGATGGCGCCAAACATTGGTTCCATGCTATGCCTCCTCATCACAAGGATACTTGGGCACATCTCTTACAGGCGTTCTACAGAAGATATTTTCCACCCACTAAAGCAGCTGAGTACCGCGACAAGATTAATAGATTTATCCAGTTTGATGGTGAAAGCCTATATGATGCATGGCAAAGGTATCAAGGTTTGATCAAGATGTGCCCTAATCATGGACAAGAACCGTGGTTACTATTACAGACCTTTTACAAGGGCCTTACATCCCAAACCAGAGCCCATGTAGACTCGGCTGCAGGCGGAGGCATAATGAACAAAACACTAGATGAAGCCACTGAATTGATTGAAAGGATGGCATCTCATGATTTCTCCTGGACAAACGATAGAGCACTGCACAACCCTTTGCCAGGAATTCACAAGATTTCCCAACCTGACTCAGTTGCAGCCCAATTGGAAGCTATCACTAAACAGTTGTCTAGCATCAGGTCTGATTCATCATCCGTAGTCTCAGCAGTTCAGTCCATTGGAAACTGTCAAGCTTGTGGAAATGCAGGGCACCAAACTCATGAATGCATGTCATTTGCTTCTGGGGATCCAATAGTATCTAAAGTTGCTTATACTCAAG GATACCATAACCAGAATAGTCAGTATAATCAAAATTCAGAAATGAAGGAGTTCATGCAGCAACAGCAAGCTATGATGAATGGGTTACAAGAAACTATTCAGAAGCAATCTGATGCTTTCCTTAGCACTCTCCAGCGGCTGATTGCAAATCTGCAGCCTGCTCCAAACCATGACCCAAGATTGCCCTCAAAGACCGAACCTAATCCAAAGAGCCATTGTGGAGCAATCAGTGCAGTCGAGGCAGTCACGACAAGAAGTGGAATCAACACTG CTTCTGCAAGACCAAGTGCTAAGGAAAAGCTGACACCGCCACCAGAGGCTAGTGTTCCAATGACAGTTCCCTTTCCAGCCAGACTAGAGAAAAGCAAGGATGAAAAACAGTATGCCAAGTTTATAGATAAAATGAAAGAGGTGCAAGTCACCATACCTATTCTAGATGCAGTTCTCCATGTCCCCATGTACGCTAAGTTCTCCAAGGAACTTCTAACTAAGAAGAGAAACTTGGAAGATGTGGAAGTG gcgggcctcctcaccgtcggcGGCGAGTGTGTTGTCACCGCGCTCGTCAACCGCATCCGCGACATGCGCTTCATCAACGATAACACGGGCTGCTTCTCCAacggaggtaagttccccaagaacggtcgCGTCATTGA CGGCCGTGCCGCCGGTagcgtcgaggtgctggtcgtTGGTGCTAGCGACGCCGGCAAGGGAGCTACGGCGGAAGGCGCTGGCCGGACTAAGTCCGCGCGTACAGCCAAGCCGCCAACTGAGCGCGACCAGGAGGCCACAGGCGCTTCCGCACCACCACCAGAGACTCCACTCCAAGCGTCCATGAGCGTCCTGGCTACGCCCATCGcgtag